The genomic DNA CTCAACTAACATGATTAGTCTTTTACAAACAATCCACTGGTATTTTTGAAGCAAATAGTGCTTAGGTAGGTAGTAATAACCTTTATCATATAGAGCCCTTGTACACAAGGATCCAGATTactaagttttttaatttttttttttgctttgttcctTATATCGTTAATATTttgaaatgctttaaaaaaaaatatatataggagtCCTTTCTCTTGTGCAATAAAACTGTCACGGACTATCAATGCTCTTCTAAAGAGCCATAATACAAATTTACGTTCTCAAGTGCCGCATATACAAGTCTAACTGAGATGGGTATGCAATTAACCTTTTGATCACAACAAacattatcagtaaaaaaaaaaaaaacatgtttggacAACTTTCTTGTCACCCAGCATATTGATATCGGCCAGAGTGTGTTGTCTAGGTTTCTCTTTAATTGACAGTGATAGTTAATATTGAGCAGCTATTCCCTGCTTCCTCCACATATGTTCAATTCTGTCATGTAAGAATATTCTAAAATGAAAAAGTCTTTccagaagatttaaaaaaaaaactcctttgcTTTAAAGAAAAGCAGGTTCACAAAAATATCAGCTAATTTAGTAATACTTTTTTAAATATCAGCACATAACTTTTATTGAGATACATTCCTTCACCATATTAGCAGTAGTCAAAACATATTCACAGTAAATTCTGGaataacttgttaaaaaaaaaaaatgaaatagtttaactTGTGGAGATACTACAAGAAACAGAGCACCCCTTTTTGTTCCTTTGTGGTGGGAATGCAAATGTCTGTCCCCAAACCATAGAACTTTCTACTTCCTCTTGGATAAATTGTTCTAGCCTGCCTCAGGATGTCAACTGACTTgaacccgtaaaaaaaaaaaaaaaaaatctctacacAGCCATCATTTGAACTAATGCATCCCATAGTGCCAGCAGCTGGGTTTCTTGAGCAATCCAGTTCTTTGTCTTCACAAGCTGGTATCACCATTTTGCTTGTACTCCGATAAGATGTTGAGAGTCATCTCTTCACTCTTAGATTGCACATTCGCTTCGCTTCTTCTAGATGCTTTCCTAGTTGCCCTTGATAGCTTCCGCCGAAAGGTATCTCCTGCCAAGAAATAGAGTATGGGGTCTACGCAGCTATTGAGGCTTGCGAGCCCCCTAGTCACTTGGTAGGTGGCGTAGACCCTGTCGTTGAAGAAGCACATTTCAGGGGACTGGAAATCCAGTCTGGCTCTCAAGTTCAGATTCTTCATCACGTGGAAAGGAAGGTATGAAACTGCAAAGACAGTTAAGACAATAATAACCAGATAAATGGATTTTTTTCTCAGAGGAGCATTGTTCATATCTTTGTAGATCAAAGCTTTAACGATTAATCCATAACATCCCAGAATGAGTATAAAAGGGATGCAGAAGCCAAAGACAGTGGTGCACATACTGTAGATGAAGTAGCTTCTTAAGTAGTCATCAGATGATGTGTCAAAGCATGTAATGGTTTTATTTTTCCTGATCGCTGTCCCAGAGAAAAACAGGATGGGAGAGATACCAGCAATCACAATAAACCAGACCAGAGCACTGATGTAGATGGAGTTTTTCTTCTTAAGCCTCCCAAGTGATTTAAGTGGATGCACTACCCCTGTGTATCTGTGAACACTGATACAAGTCAGAAATAGGATGCTTCCGTACAGGTTGACGTGAAATATAAACCTCTGCAGTTTGCACATGGCATCTCCGAATATCCAGTCTGTTTTATTGAAATAGTAAAAGATTAGGGCTGGGAGGGAGAGGATGTATAAAAAATCTGCCAGTGCCAAATTGAACATGTAGACGGAAATACTGCTCCATGGTTTCATGTGAAAAATGAACATCCATATGGCCACACTATTACCGATAAATCCTGTGATACAAACCACTATATACACAGCGGGGAGGTAATAGAATTGAAAGCCTGTCTTTGTCAGAGTGCATTTTGTGACATTCCCAGTAGATGAGCCACTTGCCAGCAAAGTGCTTTGAGTAACATTTAAAAGAGCTGATAGAAAGACTTCTGTCATGGTCTTTTCAAGTCAAAACAGGCAGGGAGTGGAAAACAACGAGGTTGGTGGCTGCAatcatctaaaaagaaaaaaaaaatagcaaggaGGGGGTACGGGTTATTACATTAGCAGTCAGATCAAGGTTAGTGCATGCTGGGATTAATAGTGAGCCATGCTTGGTCTAATACGCTCCCTGACAATGTACAGCTATGCAATCATCAAATACATCTATTACAATCAAAAGTCTAATACGGCAAAGAGCAATGTGCAAAACGCAAGAGCCTTTAACAAGCAAAAGGCAAACATCTTTCCTGTTCTAAACTGATGAGCGATGACATGCACAGGGTTGTTAATGGTCCTCCGCTCTGCCCATCTAGTGAATAAACTGGACGGTTTGCAATGGTGATCAGGACTGCTCTAAACTGATGACATGCAAAGGGTTACTAGGGGTTACTCTACTCTGCtcatttctttattaaataaaccTGATTGTCTGCAATCGTAATCATGACTGTTCTAAACTGATGAGTGATGACATGCAATTGGTTTCTAAGGGTTCCTCCACTTTGTCCTTTTATTGAATAAACCTGATAGTTTGCAATGGTGATCATGACTATTCTAAACTTATGACATGCAAAGGGTTGTTAAGGGCTCCTCCACTCTGCTTATCTATTAAATGAACCTGATGGTTTGTAATAGTGATCATGATTGCTGTAAACTGATGACAAGCAATGCCTTGCTAGGGGTTACTTTGCTCTGCCTATCTCCATACTGAATAAGCCTGTTTGCAATGGCGATGATGACTATTCTAAACCAATGACATGCAGAGAGTTGCTAGGGGTTACACTCTGCTCTGCCCATTGATTAAATAAACCTAATCATCTGCAATGGTGTCCATGTCTATTCTAAATGGATGACATGTAAATGCTTTTTATGGGCTCCTACACTCTGCTCATCTATTGAATGAACCCGATCGTTTGCAATAGTGATCATGACTGTTCTAAACTGATGACATGTAAAGCCTTGCTAGGGGCTACTCTGCTCTGCCCATCTCCATACCGAATAAGATTATTTTCAATGGAGATGATATTCTAAACTGATGACATGCAAAGGGTTACTATTAGTTACACTCTGCCCATTGATTGAATAAACCTGATCGTCTGCAATGGTGACCATACCTATTCTAAATGGATGACATATAAAAGCTTATGTATTTACAAATGTGATGATTTGCAATGGTGATCATGACTCTTCTAAACTAATGACATGCAAAGGGTTACGAAGGGTTCCTCCAGTCTGCCCATCTCCATATAGCATAAATCTGATGGTCTGCAATGATGATCATGACTCTTCTACACTCACTGATGACATGGAAAAGCTTACTAAGCATTCTTTCACTGTCTATCTATTGAATAAACCTGATGGTTTCCAATGATGATCATGAGTCTTCTAAACTCTTGATACACAAATGGTTACTAAGGGTTCCTCCACTCTTCCCATCTATAAAATAAACCTGATGGTTTTTCATTGATGATTAAGACTCTGACATAGAAAGGCTTACTAGGAGGTTCTTTCACTCTGCTTGTCTAAGGAATAAACCTAATGGTTTGCCATGGTGATTGTAGCTGTTCTAAACTCATGACAGGCAAAGGGTTACTGAGGGTCCCCCCACTCTCCTCATCTATTGAATAAAACAAATGGTTTGCTATGGTGCTTGTAACTGTTCTAAACTGATGCCATGGAATGGAATTACAAAGGATCCCCCCACTCTGCCCAGGCATTGCATAAAGCTGATAGTTTGCTATATGCCTCTCCTACACTGATGACAGGAAATGGAGTTACTAAAGGGTCCCCTGCTCTGCCCATCTATTGAAAAAAACTGATGGTCTGTTATGGTGACTATGCCTCTCCTACACTGATGCCATGGAATAGGGTTACTAAGGGTCCTTCCACTCTGCCCATGCATCCAGTGAAGCTGATGGTTTGCTATGGTGATCATGCCTCTCCTAAACTGATGCCACAGAATGGGGTTACTAAGGATCCCTTCGCTCTGCCTAAGCATTGTGTAAATCAGATAGTTTGCTATAGTGATCATGCCATAGAATGGGGTTGGTAAGGGTCCCCCCACTCTGCCCATGCATCCAGTAAATCAGAAGGTTTGCTATAGTGATCATGCCATAGAATGGGGTTGGTAAGGGTCCCCCCACTCTGACCATACATTGAGTAAATCAGATGGTTTGCTATGGTGATCATGCCATAGAATGGGGTAAGTAAGGGTCCCCCCACTCTGCCCATGCATCCAGTAAATCAGACGGTTTGCTATAGTGATCATGCCATAGAATGGGGTTGGTAAGGGTCCCCCCACTCTGACCATACATTGAGTAAATCAGATGGTTTGCTATGGTGATCATGCCATAGAATGGGGTAAGTAAGGGTCCCCCCACTCTGCCCATGCATTCAGTAAATCAGACGGTTTTCTATGGTGATCATGCCATTGATTGGGGTAAGGGTCCCCCCACTCTGCCAATACATTGAGTAAATCAGATGGTTTGCTATGGTGATCATGCCATAGAATGGGGttagtaagcccccccccccccccccctctgcccatGCATCCAGTGAATCAGATAGTTTGCTATGGTGATCATGCCATAGAATGGGGTTGGTAAGGGTCCCCCCACTCTGCCCATGCATCCAGTAAATCAGATGGTTTGCTATGGTGATCATGCCATAGATTGGGGTAAGTAAGGGTCCCCCCACTCTGCACATACATTGAGTATATCAGATGGTTTACTATGGTGATCATGCCATAGAATGGGGTTAGTAAGCCCCCCCTGCCCATACATTGAATCAGATGGTTTGCTATGGTGATCGTACCATAGAATAGGGTTGGTAAGGGTCCCCCACTCTGCCCATACATTGAGAGAATCAGATGGTTTGCTATGGTGATCGTACCATAGAATAGGGTTGGTAAGGGTCCCCCGCTCTACCCATACATTCTCCAATGTCTCCGATCGCTGCCAGTCCCCATAGCCCTGCCATGCCCATACTGTGAGCAGTCCTATGGGCTGGTGTCATTGATCAGGAAGAAGGTGGAAAGGGCACAGTCCTACAAACTTCCACCCACTTGCCTTGGTCGGGTGTGTTGTGTCCCTCCCTGCCCCAGCCATGCCTACCTCCCGGCGTGCTCGCTGCGATCTTCTGCCCGGGCTGTCATCTCAGGAGCCGGCGGAGGTCGGACAAAGTTGCATTGCTGTGTGTGGCCGGTGCAGGATTCTTCCACCTCCTCCCCACCACATTGATTCCTTCACACAGACAACTTCTCCGGAGAATGAGGCGCTCAGAgctgggaggagggaggaggagggaggggagcgatGTGGGTGGAAGCACGGCTCGGCCTCTGTCAGCAGGCGTGGTCTCAGCTCATCCCTCTAAAACAACATACATTCTGATAAGGAGACTTCCCTACTATTCCCTGTGTGATCCCGAGTCCGGGACCGATCATGGCTTGTGTGATGATAGGAGGGCAGCCTGCCAGTGTCACCAGGAGTGCCAGGACAGCCATCTGTCATCACACAGCACTGCCTTCACATACAGATACCATGACCATCAATGATCCATTTCTTACCCTATCCTTATCATACCTTAGGAAAAATCAATCTGTAGTTTGCATCGCACAGGGCACTGGATTTCAATCAATAGTTGAGATGCAATAGTAACTTACAGTTATCAATCACATCTCTGCTTCCAGCATGTAAACTCATAATCTGATCAATCGACATACGATCCTACTTACAAAGTAGCTTGGTACTGTTGATCAGGGCAAAACAAGCATTATTTTTTCACCCTTGTTGTTCAGATCCTTTGGGTCAAATCTGATCTAAATTGATTGCGAGCAAAATTGTGGCTCTTCGATTGTTTGCAGACTTGATCATTTTATTCAGATCGCAAAGggcttcatttactaaaactggagagtgcaaaatctggtgcagctctgcatagaagccaatcaacttccaggtttatttgtcaaagcttaaggcggtagtaaaccccgcttggtcatttttacctacaggtaaggttataataaggcttacctgtaggtaaaatcaaTATCTCATAAATGTGCACAGTTTAGCAGATATGCACActgaatacatacctcccaaccgtcccggattccgCGGGACCTTCCCGCAATTTGAAGTAAGTCCCAGGGTCCCACGGATCTGGGCTGGAGTCCTGGAGTCCAGTGCCAGAACAAGCGAGTTCTGACACTGGGCTCCACTCAGTGGGAGTATCCTCACTGCAGCCACATAAGGATTTCTGCCAGCTTCTCCCTGCCCCCTCAATCTTCTTTCCAGTTCTTCTTTAACCTATGACACGCTCTGCGGGTGCGCACTGTGGAGGAAAGAAACACTGTACAGAGCGGCTCTCCCCCCAGCTTCTCCCCACCGACTCCAAGTTGTTCCTAAGAGCAGGGGACAAAGGGCAGACAGTCTCCCTGGAGGCAAAGATTAcataggagaaggggggggggggggggcatctcatGGTAGCACCCCCCTCTCCACCATGAAGACTAGAGCACATCTGGCTGTGCTTCCTATAGCACCCCCAGTCCCATCGGCATCGGAGGCACAAGTGATTGCACTTCAGGGTCCTGTGGAGCTGCCCTATGATTTCACTAACCAAACTCTCCTCCTCCTGGCTCCTGCTGGCTGTATTCACTAAAAGAAAGAGAGATCCGCCCCCTCCCCGTATGTAGCAGAGAATGGCAGGAGTCTACACTGAAGTTCAGTTGGTCAGTTTTCATATGCTGTAATGCAGatgtgtgatgtgaaaggggggtggggaggggtggctgcatggaatggctgggggggtctgtagtgctATCTGCTATGGTGGATGTATGGAATAgttgggggggggtctgtagtggTATGGTGGCTGCAGGGAATGGCTGGGGGAGGGGATCTGTAGTGCTGTAATGGCTGCATGGAAAGGCTGGGGAGAGAGGGTCTGTAGTGCTATGGTGGCTGCATGGAATggcttgggaggggggggggggtgtagggtcctttcacactggggcggtttgcaggcgctattgtgctaataatagcgcctgcaaaccaacccgaaagtgccgctgctttcattccagtgtgaaagccccaagggctttcacactggagcggtgcactagcaggatggtaaaaaaagtcctgctagcagcatcttcggagcggtgaaggagcagagtgtatactgctccttcaccgctcctgcccattgaaatcaatgggacggcgtggctataccgccggcaaagcgcctctgcagaggcgctttgcggagattttaaccctttctcggctgctagcagggggtaaaaccgccccgctagcggctgcataccgacggtaaagcgccactaacaatAGCAGCGACTTACCGCcgctgcccgccccagtgtgaaagggcccgtaGTACTATGGTGACCGCAATGCTGGAAGAACTTTGTGGCATTATTGCATTGCTACAGTTCCCCCTTCTGCATGCAGACTCCATAGTGTTACAGCCCCATCATTGTAGTCAGTTTGGCAATAGAAGACTGCAGGGAGAGTAGGGAATCTGACTCCAACAATGAGGCTTACTTTAGTGAAAGTAATGATGATTATATTAGGTACTAATGGCAAAGGTGGGACTTATTTAACTCAGACAGCAGCCACTGGGCTTACTTTAGATGCAAAGAGACTGCAATATCCATCAAGCTTCAATGCAAGTATTTAATCTCACAGGTCATGATTTAAGGTGACCTTGTActaaacaatctgattgtacaatccacTTTAGATCTGCCAAGAACTATATAGTGTAAGGATCtgtttattttatataaatgcaaTGCATTGTTTAGTAGTGTTGTCACATTACATTGTTTTGAGAaggctaaaggagattgtacaatgatattgtgtgtagtgtatggccaccataaggcCCTGTTGAGGAAAAGCACATTGAAGGAGTAGGAGAGGGTCTGCTCCTACAGTCTGGCTTTGTGAGTTTGCACTACTTGCAATAAAGCTTCTTGGATATTGAGCCTAGGTTCTTGTGggtcgatttggcatgcgatttgacatgttaaatcgcatgccaaatcgaatcctattgccagcaatagcaccATCTGAATCGGTGTGACActggcaccgattcccaaaagtagtttctacactacttttggcaacttctggAGCAATtggaatagacatctgtgcataaacagatatctgtcaaattgcccccgaagtcagactgagaTGCCGGTTTGAAATCAGGTGAGTGCaagatttcaaacccgccctcagtgtgaacctAGTGTCCAGCAGACTTTCAGCTTAAATGTTTTGGgtctggcttgaagaaaaggtggcagccctGTTCTCCAGAATCCTATCCTACAGCCAGCCCACTGCTCTCCCAGGTACGGTGCTGTAGATCTGGTGCCCAGCTGTAGAGTGATGAGTTGACAGCCACAGTATGCTGCAGGAAGAGGATAAGAAACTGTGCCAATGTATGTGCGGtgtcactctcctctctgctccccgGAGGCACACTGCTCAGGTTGTGTGTGAGAGTAGGGAGTGGGTCAGGTGAAGGACATTTCCGCCCCCCCAATCATATCTCCCCCATGGCTCCGATCTCCCTGTGTGTCCCCTAATGCAGCATTggtggctctcctcctctccctcatgCCAGCTGTAGCTGCTGTGGGACACAGGAGGATTAGGTTCAGGATGAAGAGCagaggggccggtaaatatgtcatatttgccGGCCCCTTCCTTTCCCCAATGAACACATCAAGTGACTGGTACCGATCAcacctgtgttcattcataactgtttactatgcttcagtttgtgaagcaTAACAAAATTCTAaaaactgtaaaacaaaaaaacagataaaGGTTTGTTCACGCTTTGGTCTCTGAAGGGTGATCAACATTTGGATTGCTTTTTAGAGACTATTTGACAGGCAATAAAGAAGTATTGTATCACctcttcaccacctgctttaaccacttcagcctcgcaCTAGCATGCTGCAGCCGTGTTGCACACAGGTTtggggcacttgcagagcagtGCCATTCACTTGAATGTGTCACATTCAATAGGGGGTgaagctgtgaagcaaagcattgtggatGCAGTATGTTTACACCCCCAAGTGCTGCCTCTGTAGCTAAAGGGGGTAGTGTTAGAGGCACACAGGGGATGCCAGATTGTCCCCTCTCAGCCATCATAATTTAACCACACCCACTTTTAAAACACACCCACCTAGCAGTACGCTCACCACAGGTCAATCTCCCCcctaaatgtccctcattctcagcttcaaaagttgggaggtatgcatgcagCCAGTaccatcactggcacatgcgctctgaaggtccggcataccttgctaGGACTTCAGAGCTTCGCACTGGAACCAgagggctcccacgtgcatgcacgggagtgatgtcatcgcggccaatcacatagctggagcgtgcgaacccggaagaaagaccgaagccctctcagtggtgacagcacagcgctggagggctttgttccaaggtgagtaataatgtgctagtatgcaatgcatactagcacattataccattgccttgcaggtgtttttttatataacatccgcagtttacaaccgctttaaagaagaaccagccccactgcatgggttaactgctcgttttcaCCTAGGAGATTGCAgagcagagatatacttacctaatctgccAACCACCAGACCAGTCCCTgccactcctgccccccccccacaagctagcagccttgtgaatggactgttcctgatgatgtcatcatgcccacatatatatatatatatatatatatatatagttagaagctgattggctaccatgcacagctgtgccagattttgcacgctccagttttagtaaatcaatcccaacaAGTGAATAATATCATGGGAGTACTAGAAAATGTCATATTTCACTGCAGGTGTACTTTCCCTTCTATTCCCCCGAACATCAACTGCAGGCTCCTGACAGTCATATATTCtagtccttaaagcgggggtccacctatctatcgttttttttttttttgagttcattcacaaacttttcttcttagcattacatactcacatattgtgtgtaatatgtctgcctgtgtcagatttcgtcggaaagaataacttatattattcactgcaggcggtttccatcttcattgtgggcatttgaagcccacaagcatttatttcctggatgtggtgaatgctgtgctcccagcattcaccgctcgttcccgcacatgctcagtggcatcctgggaagcctgagactagctcccaggagtctgggagaggctagaaacacgcctactcccacgggaggagaaccaggaagtgcaaagaagaatagaaaaataaaaggtaattacggcgatttcaatttttttaaatggcatgtcagcatctaggcaaggaagagaatacatacagatattgttcaaaatttgggtggaaccccgctttaaaatggAACTTCGCCCAATAGGGGAAGTTCCTCTTgtttgcacaacccccccccaccaccaccaccacattcaattgccacatttggcactttttgggagagtgggtacctgttttttacaggtacctgcTCCAACTTTCAGTCAGTTTGCTGTGGAAATCTGAGCataagttcggccccctccttcctccccgcAGCCTACTGGGACatatcacagatcccagaagacgtcgggaccattcaaaaagtgcagcgcggcttgcgcatgtgcagtaggaaaccggctgtgaagctgcaagtcttcactgccgatttcccttagttaagatgccaGCACCTGGACCTGAAGCCTATTGAAGAATCATcccaggtgaggacatcgctggatccctggacaggtaagtgtccttatagtaaGGTCCTAGGGTAAGTAAGTGTCCTAAAGCtgcgtcatacattgtataagagaggataaaaccaacttagaccaggttaatataagatgacctcagatataaaaaaaaaggtcttaattattatcaagagtatagtttttaaataaaaataaaaaaaagaaataatttattatagaatctaaaatcttaaaCTGCATATTGAAACTATGTACAATTGGAATAATGACTACCAagaaaataaaagttctgctaccagaactatataaagagtaaattgaaagaggagagagagaatagggggaagTAGAGGATTCTAGTTTACAGAGTTGAGTTAAATTAGTGGAGGTCCATGCTAtaaaagatttaggggaagaccaagcaggatagaaaagtggatttttaagaaatgataaaaatacGGGGAGattagtaaatggactacaatTAAAATGCatcccaaatggctagtgtatgtttagttataggattattcAGTTTTTTACAGTCAGAGGAATTAGACCATACAAGGTTAGTTATTGAAAGTGGGTCGTAATCTGTTGATTCCAGCGCAACCCAAAGTGGAATTTCACGTGATATTTAGGGGTATGGGCTAAGTAAGCTGCATGGTAATAGGTAGTAAAATTAAGAAACCCTAGGCCCCCTTTGGGCTTTGGGAGTTAACAAGTGTGTTTGGGCAGACGAGGTTTCAGGGAGCCACAAACGAAAGTTAATGCCTTACGttgtagtattctgagaaagtacgctggaacagggataggtaaaactcaaaaaagataaaagaattttgggcagtatagccatctttattacattaattttacctatccaagataatggtaggaaggaccattgtgtcagaagattagatatttgacgcaaaattggaggataattggcagtgaaaatgtcagaaagattggGTGTGACACTATGAGAGTTATCCCTAGGTAAAGAACGCATGAAGTGGACCATGAGAAAGGGAGGAATGTTTGTGCTTGTTGTAAAATATGaggaggtaaagatatatttaaggctatagatttttgaaagttaataattagaccagatacatgggcaaagtgatcaagtttacttataagattaggagcagaaatatgaggggatgacataaagattaagatatcatcagcaaataggcaaagtttatgttggtgaccagctaaatctagaccttTAATAGAGGGGTCAGTACGGATAGATtgagcaaggggttcaataagtagggcaaataagagtggggaaagtggaTATCCCTGACGCATATCCCTCCAATAGGTTTGATTTATAGCCATcatatttaacataagctttgggatttttgtataatgaggagacccagctaagaaaatgaggaccaaatccccaacgctgcaggacaaaatgtaggtaatgccacaaaactgtatcaaatgctttttttgatatctaaagataAGACACAGATGGGTATTTGTCGTGATTTAGCTGCTTGAATTAGTAAAGTAGTCCTGCGTACATTATCTGCCGCTTGGCGCTGTGGGATAAAGCCGATCTggtatttatttattaaagaacctaTTACACTATTTAAGTGGGTCACTAAGACTTTCACTAGTAACTTGTCAAGGttgagtaatgatatgggtctatagttataaCAAGATGTATCATCTGACagaggtttggggatcattgaaattatagcCATTAATGTTTTGGGGCAAAAGGATTGATCGTTAAGGAGAGAATTAAATGCGTCTGTTAAcattggagcaaggatatgagagaatttcttatagtataggtcagagaagccatctgggcctggacgttcatttggtttaagagagttaattgctaatttaatttcgatagctgtaatggggctttcaagacaattgcgttgggctaaaggaatagtaggaagtttgatttgtgaaaaaaatgattctgctaAAGTTTGATCACAAGATCCTTCCTTTTTATATAAGGATGTAAGAATCGGTTTAAAGGGGCGATTTAGTTTTTAAAGTGCTCGGGCTAAAAGAGTGTCTGGTTTATTCACTTTAAGATAAAATTTATGTTTAGATTTACATAGCATTTTATCTACAGATTCTGATAAAAAAAG from Aquarana catesbeiana isolate 2022-GZ linkage group LG04, ASM4218655v1, whole genome shotgun sequence includes the following:
- the P2RY1 gene encoding P2Y purinoceptor 1, with the protein product MTEVFLSALLNVTQSTLLASGSSTGNVTKCTLTKTGFQFYYLPAVYIVVCITGFIGNSVAIWMFIFHMKPWSSISVYMFNLALADFLYILSLPALIFYYFNKTDWIFGDAMCKLQRFIFHVNLYGSILFLTCISVHRYTGVVHPLKSLGRLKKKNSIYISALVWFIVIAGISPILFFSGTAIRKNKTITCFDTSSDDYLRSYFIYSMCTTVFGFCIPFILILGCYGLIVKALIYKDMNNAPLRKKSIYLVIIVLTVFAVSYLPFHVMKNLNLRARLDFQSPEMCFFNDRVYATYQVTRGLASLNSCVDPILYFLAGDTFRRKLSRATRKASRRSEANVQSKSEEMTLNILSEYKQNGDTSL